From one Sulfurovum sp. UBA12169 genomic stretch:
- a CDS encoding glycosyltransferase WbuB: MSGGTRHYDFARELIKRGHKVAIISSSFHYSKYIEMKEYEEKEHICEYVDGIEWVWLKTPPYRGNGMARVKNMLSYTRKALKIIPTLDLSKPDIIIGSSVHLFAVYAAYKLSRKYKIPFVMEVRDLWPQTLIDMGISKRHPFIIILGILERFLYRKADKIISNLPYAYEYISDYAPPQKFEWISNGVDLRNISYKEKSESSPFVVSYTGAMGVANNLGVLVEAADKLKEDKNIIFRIIGDGVEKQKLKEMVQAKGLENITIEDPVAKSQIPDILAVSDILYFNLKDSPVFRYGISSNKLFDYMAAGRVVIFSTNAANNPIKEANGGFTIAPDEVDELVATIKQIISMTHEQRTQMGRRNREYCEKFYSTKVLVDKLEKVLQDEVSNA, encoded by the coding sequence ATGAGCGGTGGAACAAGACATTATGATTTTGCAAGAGAGCTCATAAAAAGAGGTCACAAGGTAGCCATCATCTCTTCTAGTTTTCACTATTCCAAATACATAGAAATGAAAGAATATGAAGAAAAAGAACATATTTGTGAATATGTTGACGGCATAGAGTGGGTATGGCTGAAAACCCCTCCTTATAGAGGCAATGGGATGGCTAGGGTAAAAAACATGTTAAGCTATACCAGAAAAGCTTTGAAAATCATTCCGACTCTTGATCTGTCTAAGCCTGATATTATCATAGGCTCTTCAGTGCATCTGTTTGCTGTTTATGCTGCTTATAAGCTCTCACGGAAATATAAGATACCGTTTGTAATGGAAGTAAGGGATCTTTGGCCTCAAACACTTATAGATATGGGCATCTCCAAGCGGCATCCGTTTATTATAATTCTTGGAATTTTAGAGAGATTTTTGTATAGAAAAGCGGATAAAATCATTTCAAATCTGCCATACGCATATGAGTATATATCTGACTATGCCCCACCACAAAAATTTGAATGGATCAGCAATGGGGTGGATTTGAGAAATATTTCTTATAAGGAAAAAAGCGAATCAAGTCCATTTGTAGTCAGTTATACCGGCGCTATGGGAGTAGCAAACAATCTAGGGGTTTTGGTGGAGGCTGCAGATAAACTAAAAGAAGATAAAAATATCATTTTTCGTATCATTGGCGATGGAGTAGAAAAACAAAAACTAAAAGAAATGGTGCAAGCCAAAGGACTGGAGAATATAACCATTGAAGACCCGGTAGCCAAAAGCCAAATACCAGATATCCTTGCAGTCAGCGATATTTTGTATTTCAATCTCAAAGACAGCCCGGTATTTAGATACGGGATCAGTTCAAATAAACTTTTTGATTATATGGCAGCAGGCAGAGTAGTTATATTTTCTACAAATGCTGCGAATAATCCTATCAAAGAAGCAAACGGAGGATTTACTATAGCTCCCGATGAAGTGGATGAATTGGTAGCCACTATTAAGCAGATAATTTCCATGACACACGAGCAAAGAACGCAGATGGGGAGACGAAACAGAGAGTATTGTGAGAAATTTTATAGCACCAAAGTACTTGTCGATAAGCTGGAGAAGGTTCTTCAAGATGAGGTAAGTAATGCTTAA
- a CDS encoding UDP-N-acetylglucosamine 2-epimerase (non-hydrolyzing) has product MIKIVTILGARPQFIKAGNVSREARRQKAEGRSIEEVIVHTGQHYDANMSDIFFEQMQIPKPDYFLGIGGKSHGAMTGQMIEHIEEVVLKEKPDWMLVYGDTNSTLAGAIVASKLHIKLAHVEAGLRSFNMKMPEEVNRILTDRVSDILFCPTNAAVQNLKNEGFPFVMATNKQQLIANVGDVMQDGAIFYKNLSQKPSSFLFPPSSFILCTIHRAENTDDEARLRAIFEALNEIAKEKQIVLPLHPRTKKIIQNLKIKTTNLTIIDPVGYLEMVWLIDNCELVMTDSGGLQKEAYFFSKPCMTLRDETEWVELVEMGVNVLVGADKEKIIDAYHSSSAFILQPSASNLYGSGKASENIIKTLLEY; this is encoded by the coding sequence ATGATAAAAATAGTAACCATCCTGGGTGCAAGACCGCAATTTATAAAAGCCGGAAATGTTAGCAGGGAAGCGAGAAGGCAGAAGGCAGAAGGCAGAAGTATCGAAGAGGTTATAGTTCATACCGGACAACATTATGATGCCAATATGAGCGATATATTTTTTGAACAGATGCAAATACCAAAACCAGATTATTTCCTTGGCATAGGCGGCAAGTCACACGGCGCTATGACAGGACAGATGATAGAGCATATCGAAGAGGTGGTATTAAAAGAAAAACCAGATTGGATGCTTGTGTATGGGGATACCAACTCTACATTAGCCGGGGCTATCGTAGCTAGCAAACTTCACATTAAGCTTGCCCATGTCGAAGCAGGCTTGAGATCTTTCAATATGAAAATGCCAGAAGAGGTTAACCGCATACTTACAGACAGGGTAAGCGATATACTTTTTTGTCCTACGAATGCAGCGGTGCAAAATCTTAAAAATGAAGGCTTCCCGTTTGTAATGGCTACAAACAAACAGCAATTGATCGCTAATGTGGGTGATGTGATGCAAGACGGAGCAATTTTTTATAAAAACCTTTCACAAAAGCCTTCTTCCTTCCTCTTTCCTCCTTCATCATTTATCCTTTGTACCATTCACAGGGCAGAAAATACAGATGATGAAGCTAGGCTTAGAGCTATTTTTGAAGCACTAAATGAAATAGCCAAAGAGAAACAGATCGTCTTGCCTCTGCATCCAAGAACCAAAAAAATAATTCAGAATTTGAAAATAAAGACCACAAATCTGACCATAATCGATCCGGTCGGATATTTAGAAATGGTATGGCTGATAGATAATTGTGAGCTTGTAATGACAGATAGCGGAGGACTTCAAAAAGAAGCATATTTTTTCTCTAAGCCTTGTATGACCCTAAGAGATGAAACTGAGTGGGTGGAATTAGTTGAGATGGGAGTAAATGTATTGGTCGGTGCAGATAAAGAAAAAATTATTGATGCTTACCATAGCTCTTCAGCCTTTATCCTTCAGCCTTCGGCCTCAAATTTATATGGCAGCGGCAAAGCTAGCGAAAATATCATCAAAACATTATTGGAGTATTAA
- a CDS encoding glycosyl transferase, with product MSKSVKITHITSAHQRYDTRIFLKMCSSLAKNENYKVSLVVADGKGDEIKNSVNIVDVGPKTGGRISRMTTTVKKVFEKAKELDSDIYHLHDPELIPIGLKLKKLGFKVIFDAHEDLPKQLLGKPYLGKVAKVILSKTFELYEKYACKKFDYIITATPHIRDKFLKINKKSVDINNFPILGELANKTPWDEKKDEVCYVGGIAKTRGIKEVVKAMEFTQNVRLNLAGSFSENDVETEVKSYDGWKNVNEFGFLDREGVADVMSRSKAGLVTLYPTINYLDALPIKMFEYMSAGLPIITSNFSLWKEIVEENDCGICVNPLEPQEIARAIEYIIVHPQEAEQMGQNGKKAVLKKYNWGIEEEKLFRVYGELIK from the coding sequence ATGTCAAAATCGGTTAAAATTACCCACATTACATCAGCCCATCAAAGGTACGATACAAGAATATTTTTAAAAATGTGTTCATCTTTAGCTAAAAATGAAAACTATAAGGTGAGTTTGGTGGTTGCGGATGGCAAAGGTGATGAAATAAAAAATAGTGTAAATATAGTAGATGTTGGGCCAAAAACAGGTGGTCGTATCTCTCGCATGACGACAACAGTTAAAAAAGTTTTTGAAAAAGCAAAAGAGCTTGATAGCGATATCTATCATTTGCATGACCCGGAGCTTATTCCCATAGGACTGAAGTTAAAAAAACTGGGTTTTAAAGTGATATTTGATGCTCATGAGGATTTGCCAAAGCAGTTGCTTGGGAAACCGTATCTGGGCAAAGTAGCAAAAGTGATACTTTCTAAAACTTTTGAACTTTATGAAAAATACGCTTGTAAAAAGTTTGACTATATCATCACGGCAACGCCACATATCAGAGATAAATTTCTAAAGATAAATAAAAAAAGTGTAGATATAAATAACTTCCCAATTCTTGGAGAACTTGCCAATAAAACTCCTTGGGATGAGAAAAAAGATGAGGTGTGCTATGTGGGCGGGATTGCCAAAACAAGAGGAATAAAAGAAGTTGTAAAAGCTATGGAATTTACGCAAAATGTAAGATTAAATCTAGCTGGCAGCTTTAGTGAAAACGATGTAGAAACTGAAGTAAAAAGTTATGATGGATGGAAGAATGTCAATGAATTTGGATTTTTAGATCGTGAAGGCGTAGCAGATGTGATGAGCCGCTCGAAAGCTGGACTTGTAACACTTTATCCGACTATAAATTACTTAGATGCTTTGCCGATAAAAATGTTCGAGTACATGTCTGCGGGACTACCTATCATAACTTCAAATTTTTCACTCTGGAAAGAAATAGTGGAAGAAAACGATTGCGGAATATGTGTCAATCCTCTTGAACCACAAGAGATAGCTCGCGCTATAGAATATATTATTGTACACCCGCAAGAAGCAGAACAAATGGGACAAAATGGTAAAAAAGCTGTTTTAAAAAAGTATAATTGGGGCATTGAAGAAGAGAAACTATTTAGAGTTTATGGAGAGCTAATAAAATGA
- the asnB gene encoding asparagine synthase (glutamine-hydrolyzing), giving the protein MCGISGIINKNKQPIKQNEIKKINDLIAHRGPDDEGFYIEKSFAFGHRRLSIIDLSSDGHQPMHYLDKYVITYNGEVYNYLEIKDELLKEGYIFHSHTDTEVILASYDKWGQGCVNRFNGMWAFAIYDKEKNIIFCSRDRFGVKPFYYAEVDGKFVFGSEIKQLLEFYEERFVNKKNLMDYLVIGYENHTNETFFENIFKLQQSHNLIYDLINNRFEIKRYYDIEQRELNLDLTSSVNEYRSNLMDSIKLRLRSDVKVGTCLSGGLDSSAIAAIASDIYRSKATDKFIAIHAQSSEKTSDESFFAQEVSSSSDLDLNIIEPSGEDFSNRIDDVIYTQEEPFGGPSIFMQYFVMKKAKEIGCTVLLDGQGGDETLVGYERYYPAYLMSLGFTGFVKGFFNASKNSKLSLKQLLAYFVYFTSSKIRIKRLKTKNNFVKKEYLELTSFDVLEKNAKSYLNLFALQHEEIFYTQMPHLLRYEDRNSMRHSIETRLPFIDYRVVETALSINNQYKIRNGWTKYILRKTVENILPKNVVWRKNKMGFEAPAKSWLKTIENQMKTAIEESNIIKMIAVKKVEFDKLDIEQKWKLFNIAKWEQIYNVKIG; this is encoded by the coding sequence ATGTGTGGCATAAGCGGAATTATTAATAAAAATAAACAACCCATTAAACAAAACGAGATAAAGAAGATAAACGATCTTATAGCACACAGGGGTCCTGACGATGAAGGCTTTTATATTGAGAAAAGCTTCGCATTTGGACACAGAAGACTTTCTATAATAGATCTTAGCAGTGACGGGCATCAGCCTATGCACTATCTTGATAAGTATGTCATTACCTATAATGGAGAAGTTTATAATTACCTTGAAATAAAAGACGAACTTTTAAAAGAGGGATATATATTTCATTCCCATACAGATACCGAAGTAATACTTGCTAGTTATGATAAGTGGGGACAAGGGTGCGTAAATAGATTTAACGGTATGTGGGCGTTTGCTATATATGATAAAGAAAAAAATATTATATTTTGTAGTCGGGACAGATTTGGAGTTAAACCTTTCTATTACGCAGAAGTTGATGGTAAGTTTGTATTTGGATCTGAGATAAAGCAACTTTTAGAATTTTATGAAGAGAGGTTTGTAAATAAAAAAAATTTAATGGATTATTTGGTCATAGGATATGAAAACCATACAAATGAAACTTTTTTTGAAAATATATTTAAACTCCAACAATCACATAACTTAATTTACGATTTAATAAACAATCGCTTTGAAATCAAAAGATACTATGACATTGAACAAAGGGAATTAAATTTAGATCTAACTTCATCGGTAAACGAATATCGTTCTAATTTGATGGATTCAATAAAACTAAGACTTCGCAGTGATGTAAAAGTTGGCACATGTTTAAGTGGAGGACTGGATAGCTCTGCTATTGCTGCTATTGCCTCTGATATTTACAGATCTAAAGCCACTGATAAGTTTATTGCTATACATGCTCAATCATCTGAAAAAACAAGCGATGAAAGCTTTTTTGCGCAAGAAGTTTCTAGCTCTAGTGATTTGGATTTAAATATAATTGAGCCATCAGGAGAAGATTTCTCAAACAGGATAGACGATGTAATTTATACTCAAGAAGAGCCTTTTGGAGGCCCTTCAATTTTTATGCAATACTTTGTGATGAAAAAAGCAAAAGAGATAGGATGTACAGTTTTGCTTGATGGTCAAGGTGGTGATGAAACTTTAGTAGGCTACGAGAGATATTATCCTGCATATTTGATGAGTTTAGGATTTACCGGTTTTGTTAAAGGCTTTTTCAATGCATCTAAAAATTCAAAACTTAGCTTGAAACAATTATTGGCATATTTTGTTTATTTCACAAGTTCTAAAATAAGAATAAAAAGACTTAAGACTAAAAACAATTTTGTTAAAAAAGAATATTTAGAACTTACATCATTTGATGTTTTAGAAAAAAATGCAAAAAGCTATTTGAATCTTTTCGCTTTACAGCATGAAGAGATATTTTATACCCAGATGCCACATTTACTTAGATATGAAGATAGAAATTCGATGAGACACTCAATTGAAACACGATTGCCATTTATTGACTATAGAGTAGTTGAAACAGCTTTATCAATTAATAATCAATATAAAATAAGAAATGGTTGGACAAAATATATTTTAAGAAAAACAGTTGAAAATATCTTGCCAAAAAATGTAGTTTGGAGAAAAAATAAAATGGGCTTTGAGGCGCCTGCAAAAAGCTGGCTAAAAACAATAGAAAATCAAATGAAAACAGCTATAGAGGAATCAAATATAATTAAGATGATTGCTGTAAAAAAAGTAGAGTTTGACAAATTAGATATCGAACAGAAATGGAAACTTTTTAATATAGCCAAATGGGAGCAAATTTATAATGTCAAAATCGGTTAA
- a CDS encoding glycosyl transferase family 1 produces the protein MYLKKITSVVLNNFKNDSRVLKENISLKKAGYDVQVVALHEEPLQEYDEIQNIPVHRVKLKSRGWSKHKLVQVLKYFEFIYRVVKHYKNSDIFHCNDLNTLPIGVLIKKFFNRDARIVYDAHEYEINDTPNESKYKIKIKYFFEKFLIKYADKVITVSDSIANEYSKMYNIEKPALVLNTPPYKIIEKKDIFRETLGIQESQTIFLYQGGLSKGRGIEILLEAFKSMNHENAVIVFMGYGQLENLIIEESKEYKNIYFYKAVSPDVLLDYTSSADFGILFYENSCLNHYYCSPNKMFEYLMAEIPVIVSNLYEMKRLVESNKIGIVAKENNPDALKVAIEEAAKLDKDELKTNIQKLKTIYNWEQQEKVLLEVYKGLI, from the coding sequence TTGTATTTGAAAAAAATAACATCGGTTGTACTAAATAATTTCAAAAACGATAGTCGCGTATTAAAAGAAAATATCTCACTAAAAAAAGCCGGCTATGATGTGCAGGTGGTCGCACTTCATGAAGAGCCCCTGCAAGAGTATGATGAAATTCAAAATATTCCCGTGCATAGAGTAAAATTAAAAAGTCGTGGATGGTCAAAGCATAAGTTGGTTCAGGTTTTAAAATATTTTGAATTTATCTATAGGGTGGTAAAGCATTATAAAAACAGTGATATTTTTCATTGCAACGACTTAAACACATTACCAATAGGTGTGCTAATAAAAAAGTTTTTCAATCGTGATGCAAGGATAGTCTATGATGCTCATGAGTATGAGATAAATGACACTCCAAACGAAAGTAAATATAAGATAAAGATAAAATATTTTTTTGAGAAATTTTTAATCAAATATGCAGATAAAGTAATAACTGTAAGTGATTCAATAGCAAATGAATATTCAAAAATGTACAATATAGAAAAACCCGCATTAGTTTTAAATACTCCGCCATATAAAATAATTGAAAAGAAAGACATATTTCGAGAGACTTTAGGCATACAAGAAAGTCAAACGATATTTTTATATCAAGGTGGGTTAAGTAAAGGCAGAGGTATAGAGATACTTCTTGAAGCTTTTAAAAGTATGAATCATGAAAATGCTGTAATCGTTTTTATGGGATATGGACAATTGGAGAATTTGATAATAGAAGAATCAAAAGAATATAAAAATATCTATTTTTATAAGGCGGTATCGCCTGATGTTTTGCTTGATTATACAAGCAGTGCTGATTTTGGAATTTTATTTTATGAAAATAGTTGTTTGAATCACTATTATTGTTCTCCAAATAAAATGTTCGAGTATCTTATGGCGGAAATACCGGTGATAGTTTCAAATCTTTACGAGATGAAACGATTGGTTGAGTCAAATAAAATAGGAATTGTTGCAAAAGAGAACAATCCAGATGCGTTAAAAGTAGCTATAGAAGAGGCTGCAAAGTTAGACAAAGATGAATTAAAAACCAATATTCAAAAATTAAAGACTATCTATAATTGGGAACAACAAGAAAAGGTTTTACTAGAAGTTTATAAGGGATTGATTTAA
- a CDS encoding translocase has translation MIKKLKPHSEFSRNVLTLMTGTTIAQAIPIAISPILTRIYTPEDFGVFALYMSIASIIAVAATGRYEMAIMLPKKDEDAINIAALSVIISFFVSLIALLIVFIFNFQITTLLGNPEISNWLYLIPITVLLTGIYQSLNYWSNRKKQYKRLATSRIVRSGTTAATNLGMGFGGFGSSGLILGGVIGQGISTYILGKMIWSEDKNRFDKIRKLKIFALAKRHIKFPKFNLLNALVDNIRLSGISILVAKFFTAATLGQFSLAWKMVQVPMSLIGSSLSQVFFQKVSHARADDLDRIVKKFLIKASLIAAPLFLIIYFFAVDIFMIVFGKNWELAGHAASIMAPWLFLNFLTSPLSMVFVAISRQDIMLIFSFFYMLVPIGVIFLFYKMGFLKVLSILSFGMSIMLGIFILLLIFHVKKIIKKEECF, from the coding sequence ATGATAAAAAAACTAAAACCCCACTCAGAATTTAGCCGAAATGTCCTAACTCTGATGACGGGGACCACGATCGCCCAGGCGATTCCCATCGCCATCAGTCCGATACTCACACGTATCTATACACCTGAGGATTTTGGGGTGTTTGCACTCTATATGAGTATCGCAAGCATTATTGCTGTAGCGGCTACCGGGAGATATGAGATGGCTATCATGCTTCCCAAAAAAGATGAAGATGCTATCAATATCGCAGCACTTTCTGTCATCATATCTTTTTTTGTAAGTTTGATAGCATTACTTATAGTTTTTATCTTTAATTTTCAGATTACAACCCTTCTTGGCAATCCGGAAATATCCAATTGGTTATATTTGATACCCATTACAGTACTTTTAACCGGTATTTATCAAAGTCTCAACTATTGGAGCAATAGAAAAAAACAGTACAAACGATTGGCAACAAGCAGAATAGTTCGAAGCGGGACCACTGCCGCTACAAATCTTGGTATGGGATTTGGTGGATTTGGAAGCAGCGGGCTTATCTTGGGAGGTGTGATTGGTCAAGGCATATCGACCTATATACTCGGTAAAATGATATGGTCAGAAGATAAAAACAGATTTGATAAAATTAGAAAATTAAAGATTTTTGCTTTAGCAAAAAGACATATTAAATTTCCAAAGTTCAATTTATTGAATGCTTTAGTCGATAACATAAGATTATCCGGAATAAGTATTTTAGTAGCTAAATTTTTTACTGCAGCTACTCTAGGGCAGTTTTCATTGGCCTGGAAAATGGTGCAGGTTCCCATGTCTTTGATCGGCAGCTCTCTGTCCCAAGTTTTTTTTCAAAAGGTTTCTCATGCAAGAGCAGACGACCTTGATAGAATTGTGAAAAAGTTTTTAATAAAAGCTTCATTGATTGCAGCACCATTGTTTTTAATCATATATTTTTTTGCGGTAGATATTTTTATGATAGTTTTTGGCAAGAATTGGGAGCTTGCAGGACATGCCGCATCCATAATGGCTCCATGGTTGTTTTTAAATTTTTTAACATCACCGCTTTCTATGGTATTTGTTGCGATAAGCAGACAAGACATTATGCTTATTTTTTCATTTTTTTATATGTTGGTTCCAATCGGGGTAATTTTTTTATTTTATAAAATGGGTTTTTTGAAAGTGTTGTCGATATTGTCTTTTGGTATGAGTATTATGCTTGGTATTTTTATTTTGCTGCTTATTTTTCATGTTAAAAAAATAATCAAAAAAGAGGAATGTTTTTGA
- a CDS encoding aminotransferase DegT, with the protein MKIDFANLQHQHNLYKDEIEQAILSVARKCNFIMGEEITQLEESLQKFTGSKHAVSCSNGTDALLLAMMALDIKPGDEIITTPFTFIATAETIAFLGAKPVFVDIDETTYNIDSSKIEAAITDKTKAIIPVSLYGQPCDIDEIMSIAAKHDLKVIIDGAQSFGSTYKGKTDSKLGDISCTSFFPAKPLGCYGDGGAVFTDDDALAQKMKSLRIHGQTKRYHHRYIGMGGRLDTIQAAVLNVKLKHYEKDLALRQEVASKYTKALENKSDRILPYVDEKTTSAWAQYSIRVKNRDELQEKLKEAGIPTAVHYPMPLHLQECFDYLGYKEGDFPVAEMISREIMSLPMNPYVTDEEIAYICKQL; encoded by the coding sequence ATGAAAATCGATTTTGCAAACCTGCAACACCAGCATAATTTATACAAAGATGAAATCGAACAAGCCATATTGTCTGTAGCCCGAAAATGCAACTTCATAATGGGTGAAGAGATTACGCAGCTTGAAGAGTCTTTGCAAAAGTTCACAGGTTCAAAACATGCCGTATCATGTTCTAACGGAACAGATGCACTGCTTTTAGCGATGATGGCTTTGGATATAAAGCCCGGTGATGAGATCATCACAACCCCGTTTACTTTTATTGCAACGGCTGAGACCATCGCATTTTTGGGCGCGAAGCCGGTTTTTGTTGATATAGATGAAACTACATACAACATCGATTCATCCAAAATCGAAGCCGCCATTACCGATAAAACCAAAGCCATCATTCCTGTAAGCCTATATGGGCAGCCATGCGATATAGATGAAATTATGTCGATCGCTGCAAAACATGATTTGAAAGTTATTATAGACGGTGCGCAATCGTTTGGCTCTACTTACAAAGGAAAAACCGACAGCAAACTCGGTGATATCTCCTGCACGAGCTTTTTCCCGGCCAAGCCGCTTGGCTGCTACGGGGACGGCGGAGCGGTCTTTACCGATGATGATGCGTTGGCCCAAAAGATGAAAAGCCTAAGAATTCACGGACAAACCAAGAGGTATCATCACAGATATATCGGCATGGGCGGAAGACTCGATACGATCCAAGCAGCAGTGTTGAATGTCAAACTGAAGCATTATGAAAAAGATTTGGCATTAAGACAAGAAGTCGCAAGCAAATATACAAAAGCTTTGGAAAATAAATCAGATCGGATTCTTCCATATGTAGATGAAAAAACAACATCAGCATGGGCTCAATACTCAATCAGAGTAAAAAATCGTGATGAACTTCAAGAAAAACTAAAAGAGGCAGGCATCCCAACCGCAGTGCACTACCCTATGCCGCTGCATCTGCAAGAGTGTTTTGATTATCTTGGGTATAAAGAGGGTGATTTCCCTGTTGCAGAGATGATTTCTAGAGAGATTATGAGCTTGCCGATGAATCCTTATGTGACTGATGAAGAGATAGCGTATATCTGCAAGCAATTATGA
- a CDS encoding N-acetyltransferase, translated as MADHFVHKSCYIDENVYIGDNTKIWHFSHILSHTVIGSDCSFGQNCVVGPKVTIGNGVKVQNNVSIYEGVEIEDDVFLGPSMVFTNVINPRAFIQRKEEFKKTLLKKGCSVGANATVVCGVTIGKYALIGSGAVVNRDVKPYALMVGVPARQIGWVSRAGNTLTFDENSEAIDSFDNSKYKLENDNLIAIG; from the coding sequence TTGGCTGATCACTTCGTACATAAATCTTGCTATATCGATGAAAATGTATATATAGGCGACAATACGAAAATCTGGCATTTTTCGCATATTTTATCCCATACGGTTATAGGTTCGGATTGTTCGTTCGGTCAGAACTGTGTCGTCGGTCCAAAGGTCACTATCGGCAACGGCGTTAAAGTACAGAACAATGTCTCTATCTATGAGGGCGTAGAGATAGAAGATGATGTTTTTTTGGGGCCGTCGATGGTCTTTACAAATGTGATCAACCCCCGGGCATTCATACAACGAAAAGAAGAGTTTAAAAAAACACTCCTTAAAAAAGGATGCTCCGTCGGCGCCAATGCCACGGTCGTATGCGGGGTAACGATCGGCAAATACGCTCTGATCGGCAGCGGAGCGGTGGTCAATCGTGATGTCAAGCCGTACGCTTTAATGGTCGGTGTGCCGGCCCGTCAGATAGGATGGGTCAGCCGAGCGGGGAATACTTTGACATTTGATGAAAATAGCGAAGCTATAGATAGTTTTGATAACAGCAAGTATAAACTAGAAAATGATAATTTAATAGCGATAGGATAA
- a CDS encoding oxidoreductase, with amino-acid sequence MLDSKNFALIGAAGYIAPRHMKAIKETGNTLVAALDPYDGIGIMDSHFPEADFFTEFERFDRFVDKWRRKTGKKIDYISICSPNYLHDSHIRFALKSGADAICEKPLVLNPWNIDQLKIIEKETGHKVYNILQLRLHPSIIALKEKVSKELASDPDKVYDIDLTYLTSRGKWYFRSWKGDQAKSGGIASNIGVHFFDMLCWIFGEVEENIVHLKTPDTNAGYLKLKNAKVRWFLSVNYAYIPDEVKAAGQRTYRSITVDGEEIEFSEGFTDLHTRSYEEILKGNGFGLDEAYGSITTVSQIRALTPTESMGERHPFCKKVLLG; translated from the coding sequence ATATTGGATTCAAAGAATTTTGCATTGATCGGGGCAGCCGGATATATCGCACCTAGACATATGAAAGCCATCAAAGAGACTGGAAATACTCTTGTTGCGGCATTGGACCCTTATGATGGGATAGGGATTATGGACAGTCATTTTCCTGAAGCGGATTTTTTTACAGAATTTGAAAGATTTGACAGGTTTGTGGATAAGTGGCGCAGAAAGACAGGAAAAAAAATAGACTATATCTCTATCTGCTCCCCCAATTACCTACATGATTCTCATATACGATTTGCACTCAAGAGCGGTGCGGATGCCATTTGTGAAAAACCGCTGGTGCTCAATCCGTGGAATATCGATCAGCTCAAAATCATCGAAAAAGAAACGGGCCACAAAGTGTACAACATCTTGCAGCTAAGACTGCACCCTTCCATTATCGCCCTCAAAGAGAAGGTCAGCAAAGAACTCGCTTCGGATCCGGACAAAGTCTATGATATTGACTTGACTTATTTGACTTCCAGGGGCAAATGGTATTTTAGATCATGGAAAGGCGATCAGGCAAAATCAGGCGGCATCGCTTCGAATATCGGAGTGCATTTTTTTGATATGCTGTGCTGGATTTTTGGAGAGGTTGAAGAGAATATTGTTCACCTCAAAACGCCTGATACGAATGCGGGCTATCTTAAGCTTAAAAATGCAAAAGTGCGCTGGTTTTTGTCCGTAAACTATGCGTATATCCCTGACGAGGTCAAAGCCGCAGGGCAGAGGACTTACAGAAGCATTACTGTGGATGGCGAAGAGATAGAGTTCAGCGAAGGGTTTACGGATCTGCATACGAGAAGTTATGAGGAGATACTCAAAGGAAACGGCTTTGGGCTTGATGAGGCATACGGTTCGATCACTACGGTTTCGCAGATACGGGCGTTAACGCCTACGGAATCTATGGGGGAGCGCCATCCGTTTTGCAAGAAGGTGCTCCTTGGCTGA